From the Telopea speciosissima isolate NSW1024214 ecotype Mountain lineage chromosome 9, Tspe_v1, whole genome shotgun sequence genome, the window TTCCATTGAACAAAAGGGTCCTATTTCATGAGAGTGCCCCAACAAGAGGTTTTCCATTTTAAGTTTAACAAATCTAAAATTCCAATTAAATATTCCCATTTCCCATATTggcaaaaggggggggggggaattggaCATCACtgcaaaagaaaatagagagataAATATTCTATatcctttcccccccccccccccttttctttctttcttgaaaTGCTGAGTAAACTCTCAACTTTCCTTACGATCTTGTGATACAATAAGTTTCTCTCTAAACTGAAAACTAAGCTAATCTGTAGTTCCTCAAGGCATCTAAAAGGCCAAACAAGGCCTTCCTTACAGAGAGCTACCAGCATAAACAGTCTGGTGCTGTTTCAAGAGATCCAGAGTCCTTGTTCACATCCATCCATTGCTTGTTCATCAACTAGCAACTGATTCTATGAACTCCAGGATACAAAATACTAGAAGGCATAGTAAGGGAAAAGTATTACTTCTTCTAGTAGGAAGAATTCACACAAAACCTATAATGGCAATTTTAAGCCCATTTGGCCAAGATGGACATACAACCAGTCCCAAGAAGAAGTGAGATATTTGCTCCAAACTGAAGCCTCCAATTGTTTTGCATCCTAGAGTTCATAAAATCAGCTGCTAATAGATCTACGAGCGCCATATAAATCAAAATCCCAGCTGCAGCAGAATCAAGAACACCTTCAATGACAAGAGCTTTTAGGCTGTTCTCATTGTAAGTATTTGTTATTCCAATCCCCAAGATAATTCCAACTGGGGTAGTAAGGGAGAAAAAGAGTGCCATTGCTGCCACAGGTCGACTTCCGAATCTTGCCTGATTTTATCAAGACAACAGAAAACATTTTTAGAGTAAAATCTTGATATCTGAACTGAAGAAAAGTGAAATTCATGGGCTATGCACTGGAAGTTTGTAAATGAAAACATGTGGGTATTGCTTTATTACCTGAGAGATGCACCCACCAAGTCCCATGCCTTCAAAGAACTGGTGGAATGTCAAGGCTACAAACAGAGGTTTTATTGTCTGTGGATTTCTGGAAGCACCAAGTGAAACCCCTATGATTAGAGAGTGAACCACAATTCCGAGTTCCAAAACCTGCAATTTATTCAATATTTCTGATGATTAAATGGAAAAATTTTGTCCAAATGTTGTAATTTTTATATCAGATAGAAAGAGGGAAACACAAGGCAAAAAGGAAGAATGACTGAATACTGTATGTGCAGAAAGTAGCTTAAAGTGAGAaagagcagaagaagaaaaatgtttaATCCGAAAACAACAAATTTGAGAACCCATTTGTTCAAAGAAAGGAGAACATAAAGCTGTCAAGTCCTCACACCATAATCATAAACTTTTGTTTTggaagggagggggggaggggaagagagataAAACAAGCTTAAACCAATGAAAAAGAACCCACTCTGGTTTTTCTGAGACAGAAGAAACAATCATCTTTCAGCAAAACTACTTACCTGTGATACTATGCGATGGCGAATAAGTTCTGATCTAACTGAACCTTCACTAACCGAGGTTGAGCCATGTGAATGGCCATTTATGGCATGTGTATGAACATGAAGGTGATCTGAATGTTCTCCAgccttctcttcatcttctgtcACAGGTTGAGCCTTGTTAAAGTGCAATCTCTTATAGAAAATAGTTGCAAAAGTGTCTACCATCAAAGTCCCAATTGCCGACATCATTGCAATGAAACCTGTGAATGGGAATTTCCACACATTCTGATTAAGGCATGGAGACCTTAACTTATCAAATCCATCAGGTAATATATGTACGAAACCGGTTGATAGGATCACACCCGCTGCAAAAGCTTTGATTATGAAGAAAACATCATTCTCTGGCCGAAAAACCTGAAATTTATTTGCAAGGATGGGAATACAAACCCCAATCCCACTGGCAATCAGAATAGAAGCAATGGCTCCAATCTTATATTTAAGAGCCTCAGCCTTATTGTGTCTCTTGTCTTCTGCAGCATCACATTTACAGTCACAAGAGACTAAAACAGGGAGGAGTAGAAGAAGGGACAAGATTGTTAAAGCATTAAGTGAATAAAGTTGAAGCTTTGTCATGTTGGAGACCATGGAAGTGAAGGAAAagatcaagaagaaagaagtttgTAGGTGTTTGTGACTTGTGAGAAACTCTGCTGTGTTATATAGACAAGGAGTGATACCTTTGAAGCTCAAGTTGAGTTGGGTGAACAGAAATTGGTTATGAGGGACATGTTTAGTATGGAAACAGGAAACTTTTTGATCATCAAAGTCATATAACTAACTCTCTGCTTGCCTAAGCAGAACCACAGATAGTAAATTCCCATATctcttgaagaaaaaaaaaaattgaatcttcTACCTTGGGTTGCTAAAAAATAATGATACTTAACATATGCAACTAGTAAAAAACACTTTTCCTTTACTACTATTATGCATATGATGCTTTCAATTACCTATCTATACTTTTCACTTTCTAAAAGTGAATTATATGTAGTTTTTTCCATCCTTGAGTTTACTATAACAAGCAAAGAGTTTAACTGGCTTTCTTGGTCAATCaattattcttttttccttactCAAGAACTCAGTTTCTATGAGTGGTTCAAGTAGCCAAACTTTGCCTGGTGGTCCTATTTTTATTGTTGGGAGATAGTGCCACATCTGTTACTCCTAAGGCCTTCCATCTCCTCATATAAATATGCAAAAAAAGCTGGTCCTAGATAAATTCATGAACATGAAGTAGTAGTATTTTAAATGAAAACTTAAGTTGTTTAAAGCATTTGCAGATGATGACTGCTGTGTAAACAAATGACCAGTTCTCCTGTCATGAGCTTGATGAATTTATCTTGGGGATggctcatgagtcatgactggACCCTTCAGAGGATCCAACAGCAAGTAGCCCAAATCCAAATGAGGGTCTTGAGTGAATTCAAGACTAtgtgttatgtatgtctcgaattcttggactCGTTTCGAAGAATGAACCGCtctgacatttttggtggcgacccgaatggaactttttctgagattttGTGATGGTAGCGAAGGGTCCGACCtggatccgatggaggagtatttattttctttacccGCTTTGCTATAACGTGTGAGATTTG encodes:
- the LOC122640981 gene encoding zinc transporter 1-like isoform X1 — translated: MVSNMTKLQLYSLNALTILSLLLLLPVLVSCDCKCDAAEDKRHNKAEALKYKIGAIASILIASGIGVCIPILANKFQVFRPENDVFFIIKAFAAGVILSTGFVHILPDGFDKLRSPCLNQNVWKFPFTGFIAMMSAIGTLMVDTFATIFYKRLHFNKAQPVTEDEEKAGEHSDHLHVHTHAINGHSHGSTSVSEGSVRSELIRHRIVSQVLELGIVVHSLIIGVSLGASRNPQTIKPLFVALTFHQFFEGMGLGGCISQARFGSRPVAAMALFFSLTTPVGIILGIGITNTYNENSLKALVIEGVLDSAAAGILIYMALVDLLAADFMNSRMQNNWRLQFGANISLLLGTGCMSILAKWA
- the LOC122640981 gene encoding zinc transporter 5-like isoform X2, whose protein sequence is MVSNMTKLQLYSLNALTILSLLLLLPVLVSCDCKCDAAEDKRHNKAEALKYKIGAIASILIASGIGVCIPILANKFQVFRPENDVFFIIKAFAAGVILSTGFVHILPDGFDKLRSPCLNQNVWKFPFTGFIAMMSAIGTLMVDTFATIFYKRLHFNKAQPVTEDEEKAGEHSDHLHVHTHAINGHSHGSTSVSEGSVRSELIRHRIVSQARFGSRPVAAMALFFSLTTPVGIILGIGITNTYNENSLKALVIEGVLDSAAAGILIYMALVDLLAADFMNSRMQNNWRLQFGANISLLLGTGCMSILAKWA